The Pseudomonas protegens genome contains the following window.
TGGTGTCCAGCACCTCCTTGACCATTTCCGGGTCCAGGGCCGAGGTGGGTTCGTCGAACAGCATGATCTTGGGCTTCATGCACAGCGCCCGGGCAATCGCCACCCGTTGCTGCTGGCCACCGGACAGCTGGCCCGGGTACTTGTTGGCCTGCTCCGGAATGCGCACCCGCTCCAGGTAATGCATGGCGATTTCCTCGGCCTTGCGCTTGGGCATCTTGCGCACCCACATCGGCGCCAGGGTGCAGTTCTGCAAAATGGTCAGGTGCGGAAACAGGTTGAAGTGCTGGAACACCATGCCCACTTCCCGGCGGATGGCCTCGATCTGCTTGAGGTCGTTGGTCAGCTCCACGCCGTCCACCACGATGCGCCCCTGCTGGTGCTCTTCCAGGCGATTGAGGCAACGGATGGTGGTGGATTTGCCCGAACCCGAAGGCCCGCACAGCACGATGCGCTCACCTTGGCGGACGTTGAGGTTGATGTCCTTCAACACGTGGAACTGGCCGTACCACTTGTTCACACCCTGCATCTGAATAATGCCTTCAGGGCCCACAGGCTTTTTGTTCGCTTCACTCATGGAGGTACTCCTAACGCTTGTGGCCTGTGTCCAACTTACGCTCCAGATGCATGGAGTAGCGGGACATACCGAAACAGAAAATCCAGAACACCAGGGCCGCGAAGACATAGCCTTCGGTGGCCATGCCCAGCCATTTGGGGTCGGCGGCGGCTTGCTTGACGCTGTTGAGCAGGTCGAACAGGCCAATGATGATCACCAGGCTGGTGTCCTTGAACAGGGCGATGAAGGTGTTGACGATGCCGGGAATCACCAGCTTCAGGGCCTGGGGCAGAATCACCAGGCCCATGGCCCGCCAGTAACCCAGGCCCATGGCCGCAGCCGCTTCGTACTGGCCCTTGGGAATGGCTTGCAGGCCACCACGCACCACCTCGGCCACATAGGCCGACTGGAACAGGATCACCCCGATCAGCGCCCGCAGCAGCTTGTCGAAGTTCATGCCCTCAGGCAGGAACAGCGGCAGCATCACCGAGGACATGAACAGCACGGTGATCAGCGGCACGCCGCGCCAGAACTCGATGAAGGTCACGCAGACCACGCGGATCGCCGGCAGGTTGGAACGTCGTCCCAAGGCCAGCAGGATCCCCAGCGGCAAGGCTCCGGCAATCCCCACCGTGGCAATCACCAGGGTCAGCATCAGACCGCCCCATTGGCTGGTGGCGACGTTGCTCAAGCCCAGGTAACCGCCATGCAGCAGGGTGTAGGCCAGCACCGGGTACCACACCAGGAAACCCAGGCCGTAGATCGCCTTGCGCGGGAAGCGCGAGATGAACAACGGCGCCACGCCGATCACCGCCAGCCACACGGTCAGGTCCACCCGCCAGCGCAGTTCCACCGGGTAGTAGCCATACATGAACTGGCCGAAACGCTGCTGGATGAACACCCAGCAGGCGCCGTCCTTGGTGCAGTCGGCACGGGTGGTGCCGACCCAGTTGGCGTCGAGGATCGCCCAGTGCAGGAGCGGCGGCACCACCAGGTAGATCAGGTAGAAGGCAAACAGGGTCAACAGGGTGTTGAGCCAGCTGGAAAACATGTTGGCGCGCATCCACGCCAGCACCCCGATACTGCGGCTGGGCGGCGGCATGTCGGGCTTGAAAATATGAGTCGTCATGGGCGCTTCCTCACCGCTCGATCAGCGCAATGCGCTTGTTGTACCAGTTCATCAGCAGGGAAATGCTGATACTGATCGCCAGGTACACGCTCATGGTGATGGCAATGACCTCGATGGCCTGGCCGGTCTGGTTGAGCACCGTGCCGGCGAACAGCGAAACCATTTCCGGGTAGCCGATACCGGCGGCCAGGGACGAGTTCTTCGCCAGGTTCAGGTATTGGCTGGTCAGCGGCGGAATGATCACCCGCAGGGCCTGGGGAATGATCACCTTGCGCAGGGTCGGACCGTTGCGCAGCCCCAGGGAGCGAGCCGCCTCGGTCTGGCCGTGGCTCACCGACTTGATCCCGGAACGCACGATCTCGGCGATGAAGGCCGCGGTGTAGACGGTCAGGGCCAGGGTCAGGGCCAGCAGCTCGGGGATCAGCACCCAACCGCCAACGAAGTTGAAGCCTTGCAGCTTCGGCAACTCCCAATGCACCGGCGAGCCGAAAACCAGCATGCACAGCGCCGGAATCGCCAGCAGCAGCGCCAGGCCGGTCCAGAACTTGTGGAACGGCACCCCGGTGTCTTCAAAGCGTTTGTTGGCCCAGCGGCACATCAGCACGATGGCGACGATGGCCAGCACCACACTCGCCACGAACGCCCAGAACCCCGGGGCCATCTGCGCCGCCGGCATGTTCAGGCCCCGGCTGCTGACAAAGAAGGTGTCGCCGAAGTTGTGGCTGTTGCGCGGCCCCGGCATGGTCAGGAACACCGCGAAGTACCAGAACAGGATCTGCAGCAGCGGCGGAATGTTGCGGAACACTTCCACATACACCGTCGCCAGCTTGCTGATGATCCAGTTCTGCGACAGCCGCGCCACGCCGATGATGAACCCCAGCAGAGTCGCCAGGATCACCCCGATAAAGGTCACCAGCAGCGTATTGAGCAGGCCGATGACGAAGACCCGGGCATAACTGTCCGCTTCGGTGTAGGCAATCAGGTGTTGAGCGATGCCGAAACCGGCGCTGCGCTCAAGAAAGTCGAAACCCGAGGTGATACCCCGGTGCTGCAGGTTGGTTTGCGTGTTGTCGAACAGAAACCAGCCCAGCGAAACCACCGCCACGAGGGTGATGATCTGGAACAGCCAGGCGCGCACACGCGGATCGCTGAGGCTAAGCCTCTGCTTGGGTGCGCCGATTGAATTTTGCATGAAGTGCCCCAGGAATAATGGAACAGAACATCACCCGGCGGTTGGCCCGCCGGGTGATAGAACCATCAGCGCACAGGTGGTGCGTATTGGATGCCGCCGTTGTTCCACAGCGCGTTCAGGCCGCGGTCGATGGCCAGTGGCGTGCTCTTGCCGAGGTTTTTCTCGAACACTTCACCGTAGTTACCTACTTGCTTGACGATCTGTACTACCCAATCCTTCGGCAGTTTCAGGTCTTTGCCGTATTCACCGTCCGCGCCCAGCAGACGTGCTACATCAGGGTTCTTGGTCGACTTGGCTTCAGCTTCGACGTTTTTCGAAGTGATGCCCGCCTCTTCGGCGTTGAGCATGGCGAACAGGGTCCACTTGACGATGCTGAACCACTCTTCGTCGCCCTTACGCACCACCGGGCCCAGCGGCTCCTTGGAGATGGTTTCCGGCAGCACGACATAATCGGTCGGGGTGGCCAGCTTGCTGCGCTGTGCGTAGAGCTGGGACTTGTCGGAGGTCAGCACGTCGCAACGCCCGGATTCCAGGGACTTGGCGCTTTCATCGGAGGTATCAAAGGTGATCGGGGTGTATTTCAGACCATTGCCACGGAAGTAGTCCGACACGTTCAGCTCGGTAGTAGTACCGGCTTGAATACAGATGGTCGCGCCGTCCAGCTCCTTGGCACTTTTCACACCCAGTTTGTTGTTCACCAGGAAGCCGATGCCGTCGTAATAAGTGACACCGGCGAACATCAGGCCCATGCCCGCATCGCGGGAGCTGGTCCAGGTGGTGTTGCGCGACAGCACGTCGATTTCGCCGGATTGCAGCGCGGTGAAGCGCTCCTTGGCGTTCAACTGGCTGAACTTGACCTTGGTCGCATCACCGAATACCGCAGCAGCCACTGCGCGGCAGACGTCGGCGTCGATCCCGAGGATCTTGCCGGTCGCATCCGGAACCGAGAAGCCCGGCAAACCATCACTGACGCCGCACTGTACGAAACCTTTCTTCTGTACTGCATCCAGAGTCGCACCCGCCTGTGCGAAACCGCTTGTAGCCAGTACCGTGGCCGCCGTGACAGCGGCCAGGGTGGATTTCAACATCTTCATTCAAACCTCCAGTTTTGCTCTTGTTGTGTCGGAGCTTGAGTCCTGCCGCACCCTCATGAGGCGCTGTTGACCCGTGTCGGCTTTTTTATGGGGTCAAGCGGCGTAAGACCTTCGCTATGAGTCTAGTAGGAGAAATCCACGTAATGGGGGGCCTACATCTCACCAATCGGCCGAACGGGCTGTAGCCCTTTGCCGTTCGCAAAGCCCGTAGCGGCCATTGGCGAACCGGTATCAGAGGAGGTTGGCTATGCCATCGCCCGCGGTAGCCTGTTAGTGTTACCGCCGGCAGAGCGTGCTATCACTTCCACTCCTCTTTCTGAGCCATAGCAAAGCCCGTACCACAGTTCCGGCTAAAGCGTTTCAGCCAGTGGTCAATAGCAAAACGTTCAACCGTGCGACATCTTCTTTACCGATCAACCGGGCGCGCCCCTTAACCTCGCACTCAATCAGCGCGCACGCACAAAAATGGAGCAGCCATGACCGAGCCCTTGATTCTTCAGCCCAGCAAGCCCGCAGATGCCTGTGTGATCTGGCTTCATGGCCTGGGAGCGGACCGTTACGACTTCCTGCCGGTGGCCGAGATGCTGCAGGAAAAACTCTTGAGCACCCGCTTCGTTCTGCCCCAGGCGCCGACCCGTGCCGTGACCATCAATGGCGGATATGCCATGCCCAGCTGGTACGACATTTTGGCCATGAACCCGGCTCGTGCGATCAGTCGCGAACAGCTCGATGAATCGTCCGATGAGGTCATCAGACTTATCGAGGAACAACGCGCCAGCGGAATAGACGCCTCGCGAATCTTCCTGGCCGGTTTCTCCCAGGGCGGCGCCGTGGTGCTGCACACCGCCTTCCTCAAATGGCAGGGTCCATTGGGTGGCGTACTTGCCCTCTCCACCTATGCCCCGACCTTTGGCGACGAACTGCAACTTTCCGCCAGTCAACAGCGGATTCCGGTGCTGTCGCTGCACGGCCAGTACGACGAAGTGGTGCAAAACGCCATGGGCCGCACCGCCTACGAGTACCTGAAACAGCATGGTGTCACCGTGACATGGCAGGAATACCCAATGGGGCACGAGGTGTTACCAGAAGAAATCCGCGACATCGGCACCTGGCTGAACGAGCGTTTGCGCTAGAAAAACCGCCTCAAGCCAGGGCCCAGAGCAACAGACTACGCCGCGCCCGTTTCTTGCATTACACTGGCCGGCGTACATTCCTTAACCAATTGATGAGATGATCGTGCTCAAAGCACTCAAGAAAATCTTCGGTAAAAGCGAGGCTGAGCCGCTCGCGCCAAGCCCCAGCGCCCCCTCCCCCAATTCCAGCAGCCGCAACGACGGCCGTCAGCCGGAACGGAGCGCCCCCACTACCGCAGCTAAAAAAGAACCGGTGAACACATCGGCCGCCCCTTGCGCTCCCAAAGCGCCGCGCCAAGAGAAGCCCAAGGCCGAACAACCCAAGCCTGAGCAGCCGCGCCGTCCGCGCGCGCCCAAGCCGCCGGCCAATCCCTGGAAACTTGAAGACTTCGTGGTCGAACCCCAGGAGGGCAAGACCCGCTTCCACGACTTCAAGCTGGCTCCGGAACTGATGCACGCCATCCAGGACCTGGGCTTTCCTTATTGCACGCCGATCCAGGCCCAGGTGCTGGGCTATACCCTGGCGGGCAAGGACGCCATCGGCCGGGCCCAGACCGGCACCGGCAAGACCGCCGCGTTCCTGATCTCGATCATCACCCAGTTGCTGCAGACCCCGCCGCCCAAAGAGCGCTACATGGGCGAGCCTCGGGCGCTGATCATTGCCCCGACCCGGGAGCTGGTGGTGCAGATCGCCAAGGACGCAGCGGCGCTGACCAAGTACACCGGCCTCAACGTCATGACCTTCGTCGGTGGCATGGATTTCGACAAGCAGCTCAAGCACCTGGAAGCCCGCCACTGCGACATCCTGGTGGCCACCCCGGGCCGCCTGCTGGATTTCAACCAGCGCGGCGACGTGCACCTGGACATGGTCGAAGTGATGGTGCTCGACGAAGCCGACCGCATGCTCGACATGGGCTTCATCCCGCAGGTGCGGCAGATCATTCGCCAGACTCCGCCCAAGAGCGAACGCCAGACCCTGCTGTTCTCCGCCACCTTCACCGATGACGTGATGAACCTGGCCAAGCAATGGACCACCGACCCGGCGATCGTCGAGATCGAGGCCGAGAACGTCGCCAGCGAAAACGTCGAACAGCACATCTATGCCGTGGCCGGGGCCGACAAGTACAAGCTGCTGTACAACCTGGTCACCGACAATGGCTGGGAACGGGTCATGGTCTTCGCCAACCGCAAGGACGAAGTGCGGCGCATCGAGGAACGCCTGGTGCGCGACGGCGTCAACGCCGCCCAGCTGTCCGGCGACGTGCCGCAGCACAAGCGGATCAAGACCCTGGAAGGCTTCCGCGAAGGCAAGATCCGGGTCCTGGTGGCCACCGACGTGGCCGGCCGCGGCATCCATATCGACGGCATCAGCCATGTGATCAACTTCACCCTGCCGGAAGTGCCGGACGACTACGTGCACCGTATCGGCCGTACCGGTCGCGCCGGGGCCGAGGGCGTGTCCATCAGCTTTGCCGGCGAGGACGACTCCTACCAGCTGCCATCGATCGAAGCCCTGCTGGGACGCAAGATCAGCTGCGAGATGCCACCCGCCGAGCTGTTGCGCCCAGTGGAGCGCAAACGCCCGCAAGCCTGATCACGGTCGCCGCGAAAAAACGCAGCCATCACCGGCTGCGTTTTTTTTTCGCCTGGATATTGCCCACCAACACCAAAAGTCCATAATGGACAAATTAGTTTAATTTGATGGGAGCCCTTGCATGTCCAGCACGCCCTACCTGATTGCCCGGCCCGAAGCCCGCCAGTTGCTCGGGCAAATCGACGTCCCGCAGATCCTGCGCAAACTGTTCCGCGACCTGGCCGCCGGGCTAGCCGTGCAACCGGCGCAGCAGCTGGTGGAGTTTCCCCGGGGCGCCGGCGACTTCATCAATTACCTCGGGGTGCTGGCTGAGGATCGGGTGTACGGGGTCAAGACTTCGCCCTACATCGTTCGCGCCGAAGGCCCGCTGGTGACCGCCTGGACCCTGCTGATGTCCATGGACAGCGGCCAGCCGCTGCTGCTGTGCGACGCCGCCGAACTGACCACCGCGCGCACCGCCGCCACCACGGCGGTCGCCGTCGAGGCACTGGCCACGCCCGAGGCCCGGCACCTGGCGATCATCGGCAGCGGCGCGGTGGCCCAGGCTCACCTGCACTATGTGAAAGACCTGCGCCCCTGGCAGAGCATCCGCCTCTATTCCCCAAGCCTGGCGAGCAAGCCCGCCGAGGAGCTTGCACAGCTCCAGGCCCTCGATCCACGCCTGCAACTGGTTCCCGAGCTGGAAGCAGCTGTCGAAGACACCGACGTGATCATGCTCTGCACCTCGTCCGCCGGACCGGTCATCGATCCCCGCACCCTCGACAAGCCGGCGCTGATCACCTCCATCAGCACCAACGCGCCACGGGCCCATGAAGTACCGCCCGCGGCCCTGCCGGAGCTGCAGGTCTACTGCGACTACCGGCGCACCACCCCGGGCTCGGCCGGCGAGATGCTGATTGCCGGCGAACAGCACGGCTGGGACAGCGCGGCGATCCTCGGCGACCTGCCGGAGCTGCTCAGCGGCCAGGCCCGGCGCCCCAGCGCCGAGCGCCATGTGTTCTTCCGCTCCATCGGCCTGGGCCTGGAAGACATCGCCCTGGCCAACGCCCTGTACCACTTGCAGCGCCAGCCATGAGCCCCCGTCACCTGCATTTTTTCCGGAGTTATCCATGACCCAGGCAGACTTCATCATCATCGGCGGCGGTATCGCCGGGGCCTCCACCGGCTACTGGCTGTCGCGCCACGGCCGGGTCATCGTGCTGGAACGCGAATCGCACCCGGCCTACCACTCCACCGGCCGTTCCGCCGCGCTCTACACCGCCGCCTATGGCACCGCCCAGGTGCGGGCCCTGACCCTGGCCAGCCGGGACTTTTTCGACCACCCGCCAGAAGGTTTCTGCGAACACCCACTGCTGACCCCACGGGGCGAAATGACCGTGGACTTCAACGGTGACCCGGCCGAACTGAACAACCAATACCTGAGCGCCAAGGCCTCGGTGCCGGAGATGCAACTGCTCAGTGCAGACGAAGCCTGTGCACGCCTGCCGATCCTGCGCCGCGAAAAGGTCCATGGCGCCCTCTACGACCCCAGTGCCAGCGACATCGACACCGACGCCCTGCACCAGGGCTACCTGCGGGGCATTCGCCGCCATCAGGGGCAGGTCCATACCAACCATGAAGTGCTGGGGTTGCAGCGCGACGAACAAGGGCTGTGGCAGGTCCAAACCAATGGCCAGACCTTTAGCGCGCCGCTGCTGATCAACGCCGCCGGCGCCTGGGCCGACCAGATCGGCGCCATGGCCGGCGCCCGCCGCCTGGGCCTGCAACCCAAGCGCCGCGCGGCGTTTATCTTCGCCGGCCCCGAAGGGCTCGATACTCACCACTGGCCGATGCTGGTGAGCCTGGACGAATCCTTCTACATGAAGCCCGACGCCGGCATGTTCCTCGGCTCGCCGGCCAACGCCGACCCGGTCGAGCCCCACGATGTGCAGCCCGAAGAGCTGGACATCGCCCTGGGCATTTACCAGATCGAAGAAGCCACCACCCTGAGCATCCGTCGTCCGACCCGGACCTGGGCCGGCCTGCGCAGTTTTGTCAGCGACGGCGATCTGCTGGCCGGCTTCGATCCCCAGGTGCCCGGGCTGTTCTGGGTCGCCGGGCAAGGCGGCTACGGCATCCAGACCTCCCCGGCCATGGGCCAGGCCAGCGCCGCCCTGGTACGGGGCCAGCCACTGCCGGAACCGCTGACCCGCTTCGGCCTCACGCCCGCCCTGCTGTCCCCTGCCCGCCTGGGCTGAAACCGCCCTCGGGATGACGCGCCCGAACGATTGCGGCACACTCCCTGCGCCCGCTAACGGCGGGCGCCGATGCCGCCTGGAGTAAGACCCATGACCTCACCCGCAAAGGACCCTGCCCTGGACAATTTCCGGGCGATTGCCGATGCCATTGCCACGTTGTTTTTCCCTCACGCCGAGGTGGTGCTCCACGACCTGCGCACGCAGAAGATCGACTACATCGCCAACAACCTGTCCAAGCGCGAAGTGGGCGACGATGCGGCCCTGGAAGACCTGCTCAGCGGCGACAGCGACGAACGCAATATCGGCCCCTATGAAAAGCTCAACTGGGACGGACAGAAGATCCGCAGCCTCAGCAGCGTGCTGCGCGACAGCCACGGCCAGCCAATGGCCGTGCTGTGCATCAACCTGAACATCTCGCTGCTGGAAAACGCCAAGGCGGCGCTGGACCTGTTTCTCTCACCGAGCAAGCTGATTCCCCAGCCCGACTCGCTGTTTCGTGATGACTGGCAAGAGCGCATCAACACCTTCCTGCACAACTGGCTGCGCGAGCGCCAGCTGGGGCTGAACCTGCTGACCCGCGATCACAAGCGCGAACTGGTACTGGCCCTGCACGCCGAGGGCGCCTTCAAGGGCAAGAGCGCCTCCAACTACGTGGCCAACGTGCTGAACATGGGCCGGGCGACGGTGTACAAGCACCTGAAGGAATTGAAGGGCCAATAGAGGTTCGCGAGCAAGCTCGCTCCTACACGCAATTGCACAACACCTGTAGGAGCGAGCTCGCTCGCGAAGGCGTCCTCAAGAACGCCGCAACGTCTCAATCCCCATAAATATCCGACTTGAAGTACTTGGCCTGGATCTTCTGATATTCGCCCTTGGCGCGAATCTCATCGATGGCCTTGTTCAACTCGCCCACCAGCTCACTGTTGCCCTTGCGCACCGCGATCCCCGCGCCCTCGCCGACGTACTTGGGATCCTTCAACTCGGGCCCGACAAAGGCGTAGTCGGCGCCCCGAGGCATCGACAGGAAATCCTCCAAGGGAATGGTGTCGGCGAAGATCGCGTCCAGGCGCCCGGCAGCCAGGTCCATGTAGATCTCTTCGTTGTTGCTGTAGCGCACCACCTTGATGCCCTTGGGTTCGAAGACCTCGGTGGCGAAACGGTCGGTGGTGGTGGAACGCTGCACGCCCACGGTCTTGCCCTTGAGGCTGGCGTACTGTTCATCCACCACCGCGCCCTTTTTCATCACCAGGCGCGACGAGGTGAAGTAGTACTTGTGGGTGAAGTCCACCGATTTGCGGCGTTCCGCGGTGATGGTCATGGAGGACAGCGCGGCGTCGATCTTCTTCACTTTCAACGAGGGAATCAGACCGTCGAACTCGCCCTCGACCCACTCGCACTTGACCTGCATCTGCGCGCACAGGGCATTGCCGATGTCGTAGTCGAAACCGCCGATCTTGCCGTCGGCGGTCTTGAAGGCGAACGGCGGATACGCCGCCTCGATACCCAGGCGCAGGGTTTTCTCGGCAGCCATCAGGCTGCTGCACGCCAACAGGCTCAAGGCCAGGCCACTGATGAGGGGGCATTTTTTCATGTTCGATCTCTCGCGGGTTGTTGTTGGTTTGGCAAGACAGAAGGAAAGGATGAAACGGAGGACGCTGTATTTGTACTTGTAATTCCATACTGGACTTTTACGTACATATCGTCAACGGCGCGCGCAGCGACTTATCCCCAGCGGTCGGCGGGAACAATCGCAGTCGATTACAGGTTGGATTGCGGCGGACTCGGGCGCCGCCGGCCAGCATCAGGGGATCAGTCTTTCCAGCGCGCGGCCGCCGCGTGGTCACTGTCGCGGCCTTCCACCCAACGGGGGCCGTCGGCAGTGTTTTCCTTTTTCCAGAACGGCGCCCGGGTCTTCAGATAATCCATGACAAAGGCGCAGGCATCGAACGCCGCCTGGCGATGGGCACTGGCCGCGCCGACGAAGACAATCGGCTCGCCCGGCTCCAGGGCGCCGATGCGGTGCAGCACCTCCAGTTGCAACAGCGGCCAGCGTTGCTCGGCTTCGGCCGCAATCTTGCCCAGGGCCTTTTCGGTCATACCCGGGTAGTGCTCCAGGAACATGCCGTGCACGTCCTGGCCGTCATTGAAGTCGCGCACGTAGCCGACAAAGCTGACCACCGCGCCAACCCCGGTATTGGCGGCGTGCATGGCGTTGACTTCGGCGCCGGGATCGAAGGCCGCGGATTGCACACGGATCGCCATCTCAGCCTCCGGTCACGGTGGGAAAGAACGCCACTTCATCGCCGTCCGCCAGGGGTTCGTCCAGCTGGCACAGCTCTTCGTTGCGGGCGCACATCAGGTTCTGTTCGGCCAATACGCTGGCGCCCTCGCGGGACAGCAACGCCTGGCGCACATCGTCGACACAGGCAAAGTCACCCTCGACAAGCAGGCCATCGAGCCCCAGGGCCTCACGGTAACGGGCAAAGAACTTCACCGAGATCCTCATGCGTCAGCCACCCGGTAATCGCCGCTCTTGCCACCGGATTTCTCCAGCACCCGCACGCCTTCGATGGTCATGCCGCGGTCCACGGCCTTGCACATGTCGTAGATGGTCAGCGCGGCGACGCTGGCGGCGGTCAGCGCCTCCATTTCCACCCCGGTC
Protein-coding sequences here:
- the rhlB gene encoding ATP-dependent RNA helicase RhlB translates to MIVLKALKKIFGKSEAEPLAPSPSAPSPNSSSRNDGRQPERSAPTTAAKKEPVNTSAAPCAPKAPRQEKPKAEQPKPEQPRRPRAPKPPANPWKLEDFVVEPQEGKTRFHDFKLAPELMHAIQDLGFPYCTPIQAQVLGYTLAGKDAIGRAQTGTGKTAAFLISIITQLLQTPPPKERYMGEPRALIIAPTRELVVQIAKDAAALTKYTGLNVMTFVGGMDFDKQLKHLEARHCDILVATPGRLLDFNQRGDVHLDMVEVMVLDEADRMLDMGFIPQVRQIIRQTPPKSERQTLLFSATFTDDVMNLAKQWTTDPAIVEIEAENVASENVEQHIYAVAGADKYKLLYNLVTDNGWERVMVFANRKDEVRRIEERLVRDGVNAAQLSGDVPQHKRIKTLEGFREGKIRVLVATDVAGRGIHIDGISHVINFTLPEVPDDYVHRIGRTGRAGAEGVSISFAGEDDSYQLPSIEALLGRKISCEMPPAELLRPVERKRPQA
- a CDS encoding amino acid ABC transporter ATP-binding protein; the protein is MSEANKKPVGPEGIIQMQGVNKWYGQFHVLKDINLNVRQGERIVLCGPSGSGKSTTIRCLNRLEEHQQGRIVVDGVELTNDLKQIEAIRREVGMVFQHFNLFPHLTILQNCTLAPMWVRKMPKRKAEEIAMHYLERVRIPEQANKYPGQLSGGQQQRVAIARALCMKPKIMLFDEPTSALDPEMVKEVLDTMIGLAEDGMTMLCVTHEMGFARTVANRVIFMDKGEIVEQAAPNDFFDNPQNDRTKLFLSQILH
- a CDS encoding ABC transporter substrate-binding protein yields the protein MKKCPLISGLALSLLACSSLMAAEKTLRLGIEAAYPPFAFKTADGKIGGFDYDIGNALCAQMQVKCEWVEGEFDGLIPSLKVKKIDAALSSMTITAERRKSVDFTHKYYFTSSRLVMKKGAVVDEQYASLKGKTVGVQRSTTTDRFATEVFEPKGIKVVRYSNNEEIYMDLAAGRLDAIFADTIPLEDFLSMPRGADYAFVGPELKDPKYVGEGAGIAVRKGNSELVGELNKAIDEIRAKGEYQKIQAKYFKSDIYGD
- the moaE gene encoding molybdopterin synthase catalytic subunit MoaE, with translation MAIRVQSAAFDPGAEVNAMHAANTGVGAVVSFVGYVRDFNDGQDVHGMFLEHYPGMTEKALGKIAAEAEQRWPLLQLEVLHRIGALEPGEPIVFVGAASAHRQAAFDACAFVMDYLKTRAPFWKKENTADGPRWVEGRDSDHAAAARWKD
- a CDS encoding amino acid ABC transporter substrate-binding protein, with protein sequence MKMLKSTLAAVTAATVLATSGFAQAGATLDAVQKKGFVQCGVSDGLPGFSVPDATGKILGIDADVCRAVAAAVFGDATKVKFSQLNAKERFTALQSGEIDVLSRNTTWTSSRDAGMGLMFAGVTYYDGIGFLVNNKLGVKSAKELDGATICIQAGTTTELNVSDYFRGNGLKYTPITFDTSDESAKSLESGRCDVLTSDKSQLYAQRSKLATPTDYVVLPETISKEPLGPVVRKGDEEWFSIVKWTLFAMLNAEEAGITSKNVEAEAKSTKNPDVARLLGADGEYGKDLKLPKDWVVQIVKQVGNYGEVFEKNLGKSTPLAIDRGLNALWNNGGIQYAPPVR
- a CDS encoding alpha/beta hydrolase, whose product is MTEPLILQPSKPADACVIWLHGLGADRYDFLPVAEMLQEKLLSTRFVLPQAPTRAVTINGGYAMPSWYDILAMNPARAISREQLDESSDEVIRLIEEQRASGIDASRIFLAGFSQGGAVVLHTAFLKWQGPLGGVLALSTYAPTFGDELQLSASQQRIPVLSLHGQYDEVVQNAMGRTAYEYLKQHGVTVTWQEYPMGHEVLPEEIRDIGTWLNERLR
- a CDS encoding MoaD/ThiS family protein is translated as MRISVKFFARYREALGLDGLLVEGDFACVDDVRQALLSREGASVLAEQNLMCARNEELCQLDEPLADGDEVAFFPTVTGG
- a CDS encoding FAD-binding oxidoreductase; the encoded protein is MTQADFIIIGGGIAGASTGYWLSRHGRVIVLERESHPAYHSTGRSAALYTAAYGTAQVRALTLASRDFFDHPPEGFCEHPLLTPRGEMTVDFNGDPAELNNQYLSAKASVPEMQLLSADEACARLPILRREKVHGALYDPSASDIDTDALHQGYLRGIRRHQGQVHTNHEVLGLQRDEQGLWQVQTNGQTFSAPLLINAAGAWADQIGAMAGARRLGLQPKRRAAFIFAGPEGLDTHHWPMLVSLDESFYMKPDAGMFLGSPANADPVEPHDVQPEELDIALGIYQIEEATTLSIRRPTRTWAGLRSFVSDGDLLAGFDPQVPGLFWVAGQGGYGIQTSPAMGQASAALVRGQPLPEPLTRFGLTPALLSPARLG
- a CDS encoding amino acid ABC transporter permease; protein product: MTTHIFKPDMPPPSRSIGVLAWMRANMFSSWLNTLLTLFAFYLIYLVVPPLLHWAILDANWVGTTRADCTKDGACWVFIQQRFGQFMYGYYPVELRWRVDLTVWLAVIGVAPLFISRFPRKAIYGLGFLVWYPVLAYTLLHGGYLGLSNVATSQWGGLMLTLVIATVGIAGALPLGILLALGRRSNLPAIRVVCVTFIEFWRGVPLITVLFMSSVMLPLFLPEGMNFDKLLRALIGVILFQSAYVAEVVRGGLQAIPKGQYEAAAAMGLGYWRAMGLVILPQALKLVIPGIVNTFIALFKDTSLVIIIGLFDLLNSVKQAAADPKWLGMATEGYVFAALVFWIFCFGMSRYSMHLERKLDTGHKR
- a CDS encoding transcriptional regulator: MTSPAKDPALDNFRAIADAIATLFFPHAEVVLHDLRTQKIDYIANNLSKREVGDDAALEDLLSGDSDERNIGPYEKLNWDGQKIRSLSSVLRDSHGQPMAVLCINLNISLLENAKAALDLFLSPSKLIPQPDSLFRDDWQERINTFLHNWLRERQLGLNLLTRDHKRELVLALHAEGAFKGKSASNYVANVLNMGRATVYKHLKELKGQ
- a CDS encoding amino acid ABC transporter permease; its protein translation is MQNSIGAPKQRLSLSDPRVRAWLFQIITLVAVVSLGWFLFDNTQTNLQHRGITSGFDFLERSAGFGIAQHLIAYTEADSYARVFVIGLLNTLLVTFIGVILATLLGFIIGVARLSQNWIISKLATVYVEVFRNIPPLLQILFWYFAVFLTMPGPRNSHNFGDTFFVSSRGLNMPAAQMAPGFWAFVASVVLAIVAIVLMCRWANKRFEDTGVPFHKFWTGLALLLAIPALCMLVFGSPVHWELPKLQGFNFVGGWVLIPELLALTLALTVYTAAFIAEIVRSGIKSVSHGQTEAARSLGLRNGPTLRKVIIPQALRVIIPPLTSQYLNLAKNSSLAAGIGYPEMVSLFAGTVLNQTGQAIEVIAITMSVYLAISISISLLMNWYNKRIALIER
- a CDS encoding ornithine cyclodeaminase family protein produces the protein MSSTPYLIARPEARQLLGQIDVPQILRKLFRDLAAGLAVQPAQQLVEFPRGAGDFINYLGVLAEDRVYGVKTSPYIVRAEGPLVTAWTLLMSMDSGQPLLLCDAAELTTARTAATTAVAVEALATPEARHLAIIGSGAVAQAHLHYVKDLRPWQSIRLYSPSLASKPAEELAQLQALDPRLQLVPELEAAVEDTDVIMLCTSSAGPVIDPRTLDKPALITSISTNAPRAHEVPPAALPELQVYCDYRRTTPGSAGEMLIAGEQHGWDSAAILGDLPELLSGQARRPSAERHVFFRSIGLGLEDIALANALYHLQRQP